Genomic segment of Gigantopelta aegis isolate Gae_Host chromosome 10, Gae_host_genome, whole genome shotgun sequence:
aactagtgcaacatcagcaactagtCCAACATCAGCCactagtgcaacatcagcaaccaGTGCAACATCAGCCACTAGTGCGACATCAGCaactagtgcaacatcagcaaccaGTGAAACATCAGCAACTAGTCCAACATCAGCCACTAGTGCAACATCAAGAACTAGTGCGACATCAGCCACTAGTGCGACATCAGCAACTAGTGCGACATCAGCAACTAGTCCAACATCAGCAACTAGTCAAACATCAGCCACTAGTGCAACATCAGCCactagtgcaacatcagcaactagtCCAACATCACCCACTAGTGCAACATCAAGAAccagtgcaacatcagcaaccaGTGCAACATCAGCCACCAGTGCGACATCAGCCACTAGTGAGACATCAGccacaagtgcaacatcagccaCTAGTGCGACATCAGCCACTAGTCCAACATCAGCCACTAGTGCAACATCAGTCACTAGTGCGACATCAGCAACTAGTGCGACATCAGCaactagtgcaacatcagcaaccagtgcaacatcagcaactagtCCAACATCAGCCACTAGTGCGACATCAGgcacaagtgcaacatcagccaatagtgcaacatcagcaactagtGCGACATCAGCCACTAGTCCAACATCAGCCACTAGTGCAACATCAGTCACTAGTGCGACATCAGCAACTAGTGCAACATCAGTAACCAGTGTAACATCAGCCACTAGTCCAACATCAGCCACTAGTGCGACATCAGCaactagtgcaacatcagcaaccagtgcaacatcagcaactagtCCAACATCAGCCACTAGTGCGACATCACCAACCAGTGCAACATCAGCCACCAGTCCAACATCAGCCACTAGTGCGACATCAGCCACTAGTCCAACATCAGCCACTAGTGCAACATCAAGaactagtgcaacatcagcCACTAGTGCAACATCAGCCACTAGTGCGACATCAGgcacaagtgcaacatcagccaCTAGTCCAATATCAGCCACTAGCGCGACATCAGCCACTAGCGCGACATCAGCAACTAGTGCGACATCAGCAACCAGTGCAACATCAGCCACCAGTCCAACATCAGCCACTAGTGCGACATCAGCCACTAGTGCAACATCGGCCactagtgcaacatcagcaactagtCCAACATCAGCCACTAGTGCAACATCAAGAACTAGTGCGACATCAGCAACTAGTGCAAAATCAGCAAccagtgcaacatcagcaactagtCCAACATCAGCCACTAGTGCAACATCAAGAACTAGTGTGACATCAGCCACTAGTGCGACATCAGCaactagtgcaacatcagcaactagtgcaacatcagcaaccagtgcaacatcagcaactagtCCAACATCAGCCactagtgcaacatcagcaaccaGTGCAACATCAGCCACTAGTGCGACTTCAGCaactagtgcaacatcagcaaccaGTGAAACATCAGCAACTAGTCCAACATCAGCCACTAGTGCAACATCAAGAACTAGTGCGACATCAGCCACTAGTGCGACATCAGCAACTAGTGCGACATCAGCAACTAGTCCAACATCAGCAACTAGTCCAACATCAGCCACTAGTGCAACATCAGCCactagtgcaacatcagcaactagtCCAACATCACCCACTAGTGCAACATCAAGAAccagtgcaacatcagcaaccaGTGCAACATCAGCCACCAGTGCGACATCAGCCACTAGTGAGACATCAGCCACAAGTGCGACATCAGCCACTAGTGCGACATCAGCCACTAGTCCAACATCAGCCACTAGTGCAACATCAGTCACTAGTGCGACATCAGCAACTAGTGCGACATCAGCaactagtgcaacatcagcaaccagtgcaacatcagcaactagtCCAACATCAGCCACTAGTGCGACATCAGgcacaagtgcaacatcagccaATAGTGCAACATCAGCCACTAGTGCGACATCAGCCACTAGTCCAACATCAGCCACTAGTGCAACATCAGTCACTAGTGCGACATCAGCAACTAGTGCAACATCAGTAACCAGTGTAACATCAGCCACTAGTCCAACATCAGCCACTAGTGCGACATCAGCaactagtgcaacatcagcaaccagtgcaacatcagcaactagtCCAACATCAGCCACTAGTGCGACATCACCAACCAGTGCAACATCAGCCACCAGTCCAACATCAGCCACTAGTGCGACATCAGCCACTAGTCCAACATCAGCCACTAGTGCAACATCAAGaactagtgcaacatcagcCACTAGTGCAACATCAGCCACTAGTGCGACATCAGgcacaagtgcaacatcagccaCTAGTCCAATATCAGCCACTAGCGCGACATCAGCCACTAGCGCGACATCAGCAACTAGTGCGACATCAGCAACCAGTGCAACATCAGCCACCAGTCCAACATCAGCCACTAGTGCGACATCAGCCACTAGTGCAACATCGGCCactagtgcaacatcagcaactagtCCAACATCAGCCACTAGTGCAACATCAAGAACTAGTGCGACATCAGCAACTAGTGCAAAATCAGCAAccagtgcaacatcagcaactagtCCAACATCAGCCACTAGTGCAACATCAAGAACTAGTGTGACATCAGCCACTAGTGCGACATCAGCaactagtgcaacatcagcaactagtGCGACATCAGCAACTAGTCCAACATCAGCCACTAGTCCAACATCAGCAACTAGTGC
This window contains:
- the LOC121383607 gene encoding LOW QUALITY PROTEIN: mucin-19-like (The sequence of the model RefSeq protein was modified relative to this genomic sequence to represent the inferred CDS: inserted 2 bases in 1 codon); the encoded protein is MSDCNISNXSATSATSATSATSATSATSATSATSATSATSPTSATSATSRTSATSATSATSATTTSPTSATSATSATSPTSATSATSATSATSATSPTSATSATSRTSATSATSATSATSATSATSATSATSATSATSPTSATSATSATSPTSATSATSATSATSATSPTSATSATSRTSATSATSATSATSATSATSPTSATSATSATSATSATSATSATSATSATSETSATSPTSATSATSRTSATSATSATSATSATSATSPTSATSQTSATSATSATSATSATSPTSPTSATSRTSATSATSATSATSATSATSETSATSATSATSATSATSPTSATSATSVTSATSATSATSATSATSATSATSATSPTSATSATSGTSATSANSATSATSATSATSPTSATSATSVTSATSATSATSVTSVTSATSPTSATSATSATSATSATSATSATSPTSATSATSPTSATSATSPTSATSATSATSPTSATSATSRTSATSATSATSATSATSGTSATSATSPISATSATSATSATSATSATSATSATSATSPTSATSATSATSATSATSATSATSPTSATSATSRTSATSATSAKSATSATSATSPTSATSATSRTSVTSATSATSATSATSATTTSPTSATSATSATSATSATSATSATSATSATSETSATSPTSATSATSRTSATSATSATSATSATSATSPTSATSPTSATSATSATSATSATSPTSPTSATSRTSATSATSATSATSATSATSETSATSATSATSATSATSPTSATSATSVTSATSATSATSATSATSATSATSATSPTSATSATSGTSATSANSATSATSATSATSPTSATSATSVTSATSATSATSVTSVTSATSPTSATSATSATSATSATSATSATSPTSATSATSPTSATSATSPTSATSATSATSPTSATSATSRTSATSATSATSATSATSGTSATSATSPISATSATSATSATSATSATSATSATSATSPTSATSATSATSATSATSATSATSPTSATSATSRTSATSATSAKSATSATSATSPTSATSATSRTSVTSATSATSATSATSATSATSATSPTSATSPTSATSATSPTSATSPTSATSATSATSAISATSATSATSATSATSATSATSATSPTSATSATSRTSATSATSATSATSATSAASATSAASATSATSVTSATSATSATSATSATSATSATSATSATSATSATSPTSATSATSATSATSANSATSATSATSATSPTSATSATSATSPTSATSATSATSATSATSATSATSATSATSATSATSATSATSPTSATSPTSGSSPTSATSPTSATSGTSATSLTSATSVTSATSATSAISATSAISATSATSPTSVTSATSGTSATSGTSAASATSPTSATSPTSATSATSVTSATSATSAISVTSATSATSATSRTSATSGTSPTSATSPTSATSATSATSATSATSATSATSATSRTSATSATSATSATSATSATSATSATSATSATSATSATSPTSATSPTSATSATSATSATSATSATSKTSATSALPSTCIENCDGRPNDLYADCYDCVKFYMCFDGVQTSFVCQQATHFDFQLKFCQPSSDAVCGAVYSATSPTSMTSATSEVSETSPVSSTSATSATSLTSPSTGCTNDCANKADGIYADCYDCTKFVMCIGQTAVPQIFQCSQGKIFSIRTNSCEDMTQANAGNFLSNLSNISNVSNISNFCNISNVSNISNFCNISNQPHIAYDSSTGCTSDCVDKEPALYPDCYDCSLFIMCSSGDVFSCPAGTEFSVRIRLCVSPSDSQAACG